One Nitrospirota bacterium genomic window, TCATAAACGAGAAGAATCAGGTCTTCCTTATAGAGACCAAATCGCATCACGGAGAGGTCACCCGCGAGAAAGACAAGCTCCTGGTCAATCACAAAATGCCCGAGAAAGACTTTATCTCCCAGGCCGTGAAGAACACTTTCTGGCTGAAGAAGGCCATCGAGGAGAAGGCCTCCTCCAGGGTGTTCATCACGAGCATGGTCGTCTTCACGAACGCCTCGGTCCGGATAACCGGACCCCTCAAGAAGATATTGGTGATAAATAAGAACGACCTTCTCAAAACCATTGCCGACACGCCCCACCGCTCTGCACGGTCCCTGACATACTCTCGCCTGTTCGAGGTCATCGCGGACCTGCAGGGCAAAAAAGGCGGCGCCCTCCCGCATCTCTCCTTTGGCAGCAAAGGGACCGATGCTCCAACCGGGACACAGGTCCAACAGAAAACAACCTGAGGCCCCCCGGGGCACGCGACATACCTCCCATCCCGGGGCTCAAGACCTGCCCTCCCGCCCCTCGTCCGGGCCCGCCCCGATGTGTTAAAATATAGTGTTATTTATTAACACGTTAAAGGACGGCAGATGAAAGAAACGCTACAGGTTATTCCTCTGGGGGGCGTGCAGGAGGTCGGAGGGCTGAACATGACGGTCCTGCGCTACGGTGATGACATCATTATCGTGGACGCGGGGCTCATGTTCCCCGAGGAAGACATGCTCGGGGTGGACTTCGTCATCCAGGACTTCACCTACCTCGAGGAAAACCGGGACAGGATACGGGGGCTGGTCCTCACCCACGGCCATGAGGACCACACGGGGGCGCTTCCCTTTCTCCTCAGGGACCTGGACATTCCGGTCTATGGCACGGCCCTGACCCTGGGGCTTGTGGCCCACAAGCTCAGGGAGCACCACCTTCTTGAGCACCGCACGCTGGTGCGGGTGAAGCCCCGCGATGTGGTTGACCTGGGGGCCTTCCGGGTGGAATT contains:
- a CDS encoding nuclease-related domain-containing protein; amino-acid sequence: INEKNQVFLIETKSHHGEVTREKDKLLVNHKMPEKDFISQAVKNTFWLKKAIEEKASSRVFITSMVVFTNASVRITGPLKKILVINKNDLLKTIADTPHRSARSLTYSRLFEVIADLQGKKGGALPHLSFGSKGTDAPTGTQVQQKTT